The following proteins are co-located in the Desulfovibrio legallii genome:
- a CDS encoding chemotaxis protein CheW → MVTTTPEEYFAAQTLDMPPEDAEAPLNAAERAFVQKYLGGELLEAMPVQAPQTALPGLGGRSTATARAKQPTGTAAPGTPEALTKASLRTRLAAAEQLQMVSFYVREQIFLLPVPIIVEVLRHLPLTRLPLAPAFVAGVVNLRGRVTPLLHLDTLLTLNAQGSYTPQSCIIVCGADDMQLGLIVDKVHSMYSLRQAQVTWNAEALLGAGAEFLCGMAEIDERLHGIVDPESIVKKVLEG, encoded by the coding sequence ATGGTAACCACCACGCCTGAAGAATATTTTGCCGCCCAGACTCTGGATATGCCCCCGGAGGACGCCGAAGCGCCCCTGAATGCTGCAGAACGGGCCTTTGTACAAAAATATCTGGGGGGCGAACTTCTGGAAGCCATGCCCGTGCAGGCTCCACAAACCGCCCTGCCCGGTCTGGGCGGCAGGTCCACTGCGACAGCGCGGGCAAAACAGCCGACGGGCACAGCAGCTCCGGGCACGCCGGAAGCCTTGACCAAAGCCTCTCTGCGTACGCGCCTGGCCGCTGCGGAACAGCTGCAAATGGTTTCCTTTTATGTGCGGGAACAAATTTTTCTGCTGCCCGTACCAATTATTGTGGAGGTACTGCGGCACTTGCCCCTGACCCGGCTGCCCCTGGCACCGGCCTTTGTGGCCGGTGTGGTCAACCTGCGGGGGCGGGTCACGCCGCTGCTGCATCTGGATACGCTGCTCACCCTGAATGCCCAGGGCAGCTACACGCCGCAAAGCTGCATTATTGTCTGCGGCGCGGACGATATGCAGCTGGGGCTTATTGTGGACAAGGTGCACAGCATGTACAGCCTGCGGCAAGCACAGGTTACCTGGAATGCCGAAGCCCTTTTGGGGGCCGGCGCGGAATTTTTATGCGGCATGGCGGAGATTGACGAACGCCTCCACGGCATTGTGGACCCGGAAAGCATTGTAAAAAAGGTTCTGGAAGGCTGA
- a CDS encoding response regulator has protein sequence MKKHIMVVDDSKTIRNLVAFVLKGEGFRVSTAEDGLDAIEKLYGLDPVDLIVSDVNMPRMDGFTFIKTIRAQDAYKDIPIIVLSTEGQEKDIQTGMSLGANLYMVKPAQPEKMVRNIKMLLG, from the coding sequence ATGAAAAAACACATCATGGTCGTTGACGACTCCAAAACCATCCGCAACCTGGTGGCCTTTGTGCTTAAAGGCGAGGGCTTCAGGGTCAGCACTGCCGAGGACGGCCTGGATGCCATTGAAAAGCTCTACGGCCTGGACCCTGTTGACCTGATTGTTTCAGACGTCAATATGCCGCGCATGGACGGCTTTACCTTTATTAAGACGATCCGCGCCCAGGACGCCTACAAAGATATTCCCATCATTGTCCTTTCCACCGAGGGGCAGGAAAAAGATATCCAGACCGGCATGAGCCTTGGCGCCAATCTGTATATGGTCAAACCGGCCCAGCCCGAAAAAATGGTCCGCAACATAAAGATGCTGTTGGGTTAG
- a CDS encoding ParA family protein, with protein MNAKILAVANQKGGVGKTTTSLNLGGALARQGKKVLLLDLDPHACATLNARIYPEDMGLSLHDIFLAREEDWPVLWPQVTHVDALEGMDVAPGNIRLSELEVDFRERRGKGGVLARSLAEQRRNYDFIVLDCPPHVGILLVNALVAADLLIIPIQTDFLALHGLKLLFDTLHTLRRALGRPIRYRAVPTMYDKRAKACTKVLELMRNKMDGALFSTIIGVDTHFREASARGCTIYGVDAHSRGARAYESLAEEVLALW; from the coding sequence ATGAACGCAAAAATCCTGGCCGTGGCCAATCAGAAAGGAGGCGTCGGCAAAACCACCACMTCCCTGAACTTGGGCGGAGCCCTGGCGCGACAGGGCAAAAAAGTCCTGTTGCTGGACTTGGACCCGCACGCCTGCGCTACTCTCAATGCGCGCATCTACCCGGAGGACATGGGGCTGAGCCTGCACGACATTTTTCTGGCCAGGGAAGAAGACTGGCCGGTCCTCTGGCCGCAGGTGACCCATGTGGACGCGCTGGAAGGCATGGACGTGGCGCCGGGCAACATACGGCTTTCAGAGCTGGAGGTGGATTTCAGGGAAAGGCGGGGCAAAGGCGGCGTCCTGGCCCGCAGCCTGGCCGAGCAACGCCGGAACTACGATTTTATTGTGCTGGATTGTCCGCCGCATGTGGGCATTCTGCTGGTTAACGCCCTGGTGGCTGCGGATTTGCTTATCATTCCCATCCAGACGGATTTTCTGGCCCTGCACGGTTTGAAGCTGCTTTTCGATACCCTGCACACCCTGCGCCGGGCCCTGGGCAGACCCATCCGTTACCGGGCCGTGCCCACCATGTACGACAAGCGGGCCAAGGCCTGCACCAAGGTGCTGGAGCTTATGCGGAACAAAATGGATGGAGCGCTGTTTTCCACCATCATCGGGGTGGACACGCATTTTCGCGAGGCCAGCGCCCGCGGCTGCACCATTTACGGCGTTGACGCCCATTCCCGCGGGGCACGCGCCTACGAATCCCTGGCGGAAGAAGTGCTCGCCCTATGGTAA
- a CDS encoding chemotaxis protein CheA, with the protein MSQDFFDPELFADFIAEAKEHLETIEPNLLELEKSPDNLALLNEIFRPMHSLKGASGFLGLNRINQMAHKSENILDALRKGSMVVTPAIMDVILAATDALRQMIDNLEASNAEGDVAIEPIMAQIDAIMAGDAPETAPVAQAPEPSVQAVQEPQPDPAPAAPAEPSPTAEAASTSAAADHGEQLRNQGLSGKEWVATLPAKPVYALTAFGEGHLKDFIDESSEIIENLNNGLLELEENPTGKTDLVNDLFRFFHNMKGNSGIIGYNELNALTHEAETLLNNVRQGKITPSHELIDLLLLVVDMMEALVQKIDVSSGQVTPFETEPVVRQLQAALAGGPVALPDELLTAQGNGQADPEAPPAEEPEPAAQEADHPVEVVSPTIIPVGSEGDDAEAFRVTVRQQMEIIHAALETLKKDGTHKDSIDAIYRCLVAVKNACGFMGLTDIKVYAERTAGIVDQGRTSGIDFGLMVDLLSQEVAIINDMVDKALAEGKAVHVDAPEEPETPPVSPAAAKPAAAATAPQAADPTPSAPKPVAPRPAASPAPKPAAAKPGAPAGKAGAPGVPEHKSSSTIRVDHERLDHLMNLIGELIINRNRYTLIARSLEDSGHDVDISQVAQSLSETTYAMARISDDLQDTIMKVRMVPVSSVFSRFPRLVRDLSRKSGKEVDLVMEGEETELDKSVVEVIGDPLVHLIRNSVDHGIEPEEERVAAGKPPHGKVTLRAFHKGNSVAIEIEDDGKGIDPAKMREVAVHKGLMSAEEAAQLDDREAIELIFAPGFSSAEKITDISGRGVGMDVVRTNIKNLKGSVSTHSEVGKGTRFTLSLPLTLAIIDALMVNVSGQMYAIPLDAVSETTKIEAVRLTDVKGRKAVTLRGEVLGVVELAEMLGLPRTDPLPEVLAVVVIHDNDRRLGLVVDRLLERQEIVIKPLGAYLGDLKGISGATIMGDGSVILILDPHEVYLMATSKAASIAPGGAETAKQPAPRPQA; encoded by the coding sequence ATGAGCCAGGACTTTTTCGATCCGGAACTTTTTGCCGACTTTATTGCGGAAGCCAAAGAACATCTGGAGACCATCGAGCCCAATCTTCTGGAGCTTGAAAAATCCCCGGACAATCTGGCGTTGCTCAATGAAATTTTTAGGCCCATGCACTCCCTCAAGGGCGCATCGGGCTTTCTCGGGCTCAACCGCATCAACCAGATGGCTCACAAGTCCGAAAATATTCTGGATGCTCTGCGCAAAGGCAGCATGGTGGTCACTCCGGCAATCATGGATGTCATTCTGGCCGCCACCGACGCCCTGCGCCAGATGATCGACAATCTGGAGGCCTCCAACGCCGAGGGCGACGTGGCCATTGAACCCATCATGGCCCAGATCGACGCCATAATGGCCGGTGACGCGCCCGAAACCGCCCCCGTCGCGCAGGCGCCGGAACCGTCTGTGCAGGCTGTCCAGGAGCCACAGCCGGACCCCGCTCCCGCGGCGCCCGCAGAGCCGTCCCCCACAGCAGAGGCTGCATCCACAAGCGCCGCAGCCGACCACGGGGAACAGCTCCGGAACCAGGGTCTGAGCGGTAAGGAGTGGGTCGCCACCCTGCCGGCCAAACCCGTTTACGCGCTTACAGCCTTTGGCGAGGGGCACCTCAAAGATTTTATCGATGAATCTTCAGAAATTATTGAAAATCTGAATAACGGTCTTCTGGAACTGGAAGAAAACCCCACCGGCAAAACAGATCTGGTCAACGACCTCTTCCGCTTCTTCCACAATATGAAGGGCAACAGCGGCATCATCGGCTACAACGAGCTCAATGCCCTGACCCACGAGGCCGAAACGCTGCTCAACAACGTGCGGCAAGGCAAAATCACCCCCAGCCATGAGCTCATCGATCTGCTCCTGCTGGTGGTGGACATGATGGAAGCCCTGGTCCAGAAAATCGACGTGAGCAGTGGGCAGGTGACCCCCTTTGAAACCGAACCCGTGGTGCGCCAGCTGCAGGCGGCCCTGGCCGGGGGGCCCGTTGCCCTGCCCGATGAGCTGCTGACAGCCCAGGGCAACGGGCAGGCAGACCCGGAGGCCCCCCCTGCTGAGGAGCCGGAACCGGCAGCACAGGAAGCCGACCACCCAGTGGAAGTGGTGTCGCCCACCATCATCCCGGTAGGCTCCGAGGGTGACGACGCTGAGGCCTTTCGCGTCACCGTGCGCCAGCAGATGGAAATCATCCACGCCGCATTGGAAACCCTGAAAAAAGACGGCACGCACAAGGATTCCATCGACGCCATCTACCGTTGCCTGGTAGCCGTCAAAAACGCCTGCGGCTTCATGGGCCTCACGGACATCAAAGTCTATGCCGAGCGCACCGCCGGCATCGTGGACCAGGGCCGCACCAGCGGCATCGATTTTGGCCTTATGGTAGACCTGCTTTCGCAAGAGGTGGCCATCATTAATGATATGGTGGATAAAGCCCTGGCCGAAGGCAAGGCCGTGCATGTGGATGCGCCGGAAGAACCCGAGACTCCCCCCGTGAGCCCTGCTGCGGCCAAGCCCGCTGCGGCTGCGACCGCTCCGCAGGCAGCCGACCCCACGCCTTCCGCCCCCAAACCCGTTGCGCCCAGGCCGGCGGCGTCCCCTGCGCCCAAACCCGCAGCCGCCAAGCCGGGCGCGCCTGCAGGTAAGGCCGGCGCGCCCGGCGTGCCGGAACACAAAAGTTCTTCCACCATCCGCGTGGATCACGAACGCCTGGACCACCTGATGAACCTCATCGGTGAGCTCATTATCAACCGCAACCGCTACACGCTCATTGCCCGCTCTCTGGAAGACAGCGGGCACGACGTGGACATTTCTCAGGTGGCGCAGAGCCTTTCCGAAACCACCTATGCCATGGCGCGCATTTCCGACGATTTGCAGGATACCATCATGAAGGTGCGCATGGTGCCCGTCTCTTCGGTCTTTTCGCGCTTTCCGCGCCTGGTGCGCGACCTTTCCCGCAAAAGCGGCAAAGAAGTGGACCTGGTTATGGAGGGCGAGGAAACGGAACTGGATAAAAGCGTGGTGGAAGTCATCGGCGATCCCTTGGTCCACCTCATCCGCAATTCCGTGGACCATGGCATTGAGCCTGAAGAAGAACGCGTGGCCGCCGGCAAGCCGCCCCACGGCAAAGTGACCTTGCGGGCCTTCCACAAAGGCAACTCCGTGGCCATTGAAATTGAAGACGACGGCAAGGGCATTGACCCGGCCAAGATGCGCGAAGTGGCCGTACACAAGGGCCTCATGTCCGCTGAAGAGGCYGCCCAGCTGGACGACCGCGAAGCCATTGAGCTTATTTTTGCCCCTGGTTTTTCCTCGGCCGAAAAAATCACCGATATTTCCGGACGCGGCGTGGGCATGGACGTAGTGCGCACCAATATCAAAAACCTCAAAGGCAGTGTGAGCACCCACTCCGAAGTGGGCAAAGGCACCCGCTTTACCCTCAGCCTGCCCCTGACCCTGGCCATTATCGACGCGCTCATGGTCAACGTGTCCGGCCAGATGTACGCCATCCCCCTGGACGCCGTTTCAGAAACCACCAAGATTGAAGCCGTGCGCCTGACCGACGTCAAAGGGCGCAAGGCCGTCACCTTGCGCGGTGAAGTCCTGGGCGTGGTGGAACTGGCCGAAATGTTAGGCCTGCCACGCACAGACCCCTTGCCCGAAGTCCTTGCTGTGGTGGTCATCCATGATAATGATCGCCGCCTGGGCCTGGTGGTGGACCGTCTTCTGGAACGTCAGGAAATCGTCATCAAACCCCTGGGCGCCTACCTGGGCGATCTCAAGGGCATCTCCGGCGCCACCATCATGGGCGACGGTTCCGTCATCCTTATCCTGGACCCGCACGAGGTCTACCTCATGGCCACCTCCAAAGCCGCGTCCATAGCTCCGGGCGGCGCCGAGACGGCCAAACAGCCCGCCCCACGCCCGCAGGCGTAG
- a CDS encoding HEAT repeat domain-containing protein produces MNMENPHPQAQEIVEALSSADSETIRDAAFKAGDLGLEEAVPQLCELIKSPSVGVQEAAEYALRKIRGPQVVGALLPLLRSDEAPVRNVAMDILREIGVDSIESMQPYLMDEDPDLRIFITDILGYCRTHQASLLLGRALLKDPEVNVRYQAAVSLGNLAFPEAVGVLVQAMHDEEWVQFAVVEALAKIRDHSAASGLVKLLPQASPLVSSAIVDALGDMGDVKSIPLLFGSLENVSVPLRHKIVKAIVQILSGKALSLLANKAQERLRAYLAEALSDNDEDVLMAALQGLRSIGKAENTAPVLSLAVSLDKERQPELYEAAIAALAAIGYNDALRDALRCKDENRILVAMDACRLIHDHEPVEELKQVFWRGSQELKRAAMTEIAQTGDCTDTPFFMSAMEESDDAEVLKSALVFFGNQHACPEVEDVVFNQLDHRYVDVQEMALEACINLHSATLNQRFKERAGNDDPMQRMMAVYALGRYSVRENLPQILAALEDPSPRVRQVAVESFQNLGTEAATFVPQLLPRLHDEDKDVRLAVVDLLGQIGSPDVMPHIVDALKDANEWVRIRAIEALGLHKAAEAVPTLAQMLEDASPMVAFKIIEALGAIGGNVAFSVLLGMMDHEDPEIQHAAAEAVAAIQAQQQE; encoded by the coding sequence ATGAACATGGAAAACCCTCACCCCCAGGCCCAGGAAATCGTGGAGGCCCTCAGCTCCGCAGACAGCGAAACCATTCGGGACGCGGCTTTCAAAGCCGGAGATCTGGGCTTGGAAGAGGCCGTGCCCCAGCTCTGCGAGCTGATCAAAAGCCCCAGTGTGGGCGTGCAGGAGGCCGCGGAATACGCCCTGCGCAAAATCCGGGGGCCACAGGTGGTGGGCGCTCTGCTCCCCCTGCTGCGCAGCGACGAGGCCCCGGTGCGCAATGTGGCTATGGACATACTGCGCGAAATCGGCGTGGACAGCATTGAAAGCATGCAGCCGTACCTTATGGATGAAGACCCGGACCTGCGCATCTTCATCACCGACATTCTGGGCTACTGCCGCACCCACCAGGCCTCGCTGCTGCTGGGGCGCGCCCTGCTCAAAGATCCGGAAGTCAATGTGCGCTATCAGGCGGCCGTGAGTCTAGGCAATCTGGCTTTTCCCGAAGCCGTGGGCGTGCTGGTGCAGGCCATGCACGACGAGGAATGGGTACAGTTTGCCGTGGTGGAGGCTCTGGCCAAAATCCGCGACCACTCCGCCGCCAGCGGGCTCGTCAAACTGCTGCCCCAGGCTTCGCCCCTGGTCAGTTCGGCCATTGTGGACGCCTTGGGCGATATGGGCGACGTCAAGTCCATTCCCCTGCTGTTCGGCTCGCTGGAAAACGTCAGCGTGCCCCTTCGGCACAAAATCGTCAAAGCCATAGTGCAGATTCTGAGCGGCAAGGCCCTTTCCCTGCTGGCAAACAAGGCGCAGGAACGCCTGCGCGCCTACCTTGCCGAGGCCCTGAGCGACAACGACGAAGATGTCCTCATGGCCGCTCTGCAGGGCCTGCGCAGCATCGGCAAAGCGGAAAACACGGCCCCGGTCCTCAGCCTGGCCGTTAGCCTGGACAAAGAACGCCAGCCGGAACTTTATGAAGCCGCCATTGCGGCGCTGGCCGCCATTGGCTACAACGACGCCCTGCGCGACGCCCTGCGCTGTAAAGACGAAAACCGCATTCTGGTGGCCATGGACGCCTGCCGCCTCATCCATGACCATGAGCCGGTAGAAGAGCTCAAACAGGTCTTCTGGCGCGGCAGCCAGGAACTCAAACGCGCCGCCATGACGGAAATCGCCCAGACCGGCGACTGCACGGACACGCCGTTTTTCATGTCCGCCATGGAAGAATCCGACGACGCCGAAGTGCTCAAAAGTGCCCTGGTCTTTTTCGGCAATCAGCACGCCTGCCCGGAAGTGGAGGACGTGGTCTTCAATCAGCTGGACCATCGCTATGTGGATGTACAGGAAATGGCCCTGGAAGCCTGCATCAATCTGCACAGCGCCACCCTCAACCAACGCTTTAAAGAACGTGCGGGCAACGACGACCCCATGCAGCGCATGATGGCCGTCTACGCTCTGGGCCGCTACAGCGTGCGGGAAAATCTGCCCCAGATTTTGGCCGCTCTGGAGGATCCCTCCCCCAGGGTCCGGCAGGTGGCTGTGGAGTCCTTCCAAAATCTGGGAACGGAAGCCGCGACCTTTGTGCCGCAGCTGCTGCCCAGGCTGCACGATGAAGACAAGGACGTGCGGCTGGCCGTAGTGGATCTGCTGGGCCAGATCGGTTCCCCGGACGTCATGCCCCATATTGTGGACGCCCTGAAGGACGCCAACGAATGGGTACGCATCCGGGCCATCGAAGCCCTGGGGCTGCACAAAGCGGCGGAAGCTGTGCCCACCCTGGCCCAGATGCTGGAGGACGCCAGCCCCATGGTGGCCTTCAAGATTATTGAAGCGCTGGGCGCCATCGGCGGCAATGTGGCCTTCAGCGTCCTTCTGGGTATGATGGACCACGAAGATCCGGAAATTCAGCACGCTGCGGCGGAAGCGGTGGCGGCCATACAGGCCCAACAGCAGGAGTAG
- a CDS encoding protein-glutamate methylesterase/protein-glutamine glutaminase has product MIRVIVVDDSTFMRRAITSLLEQEQDIKVVATAPDGQAALQIVDEVEADVMTLDVEMPRLGGLETLQRLMKTNPMPVLMISSLTESGAESTLKALEYGALDFIPKIMSNEREVFGAELRRKVRALARRKAIIRLKYRRINHIPAPQPRWQPSQPADYVQTPCLGPRDLVVIGVSTGGPPVVQKILSSLPADLPACILVAQHMPATFTGPFAKRLDNVCQIDVSEAVDGDKFKIGHAYVCPGGKHIGIRMRGPLPEVSVTEEPRDALYKPTVNLLMETAGRTMGRRTLGVMLTGMGSDGCEGARVLREKGGCLIAQNEASCVVYGMPKAVVDAKLANLILDADDIAKAIITTVKG; this is encoded by the coding sequence ATGATCCGCGTTATTGTGGTGGATGATTCAACCTTTATGCGCCGGGCCATCACCTCTCTGCTGGAACAGGAGCAGGACATCAAGGTGGTGGCCACCGCCCCCGATGGGCAGGCGGCGCTGCAAATTGTCGATGAAGTGGAAGCCGACGTCATGACCCTGGATGTGGAAATGCCCCGGCTGGGTGGGCTGGAAACCTTGCAGAGGCTGATGAAGACCAACCCCATGCCGGTGCTGATGATCAGCTCCCTTACGGAAAGCGGCGCCGAAAGCACCCTGAAGGCCCTGGAATACGGAGCTCTGGACTTCATCCCCAAGATCATGAGCAACGAGCGCGAAGTTTTTGGCGCAGAGCTGCGGCGCAAAGTGCGCGCCCTGGCCCGCAGAAAAGCCATTATCCGGCTCAAATACCGGCGCATCAACCACATCCCGGCGCCGCAGCCCCGCTGGCAGCCTTCGCAGCCTGCGGATTATGTGCAGACCCCCTGCCTGGGCCCGCGCGATCTGGTGGTCATCGGCGTTTCCACAGGAGGGCCGCCGGTGGTGCAAAAAATTCTTTCCTCCTTGCCGGCGGATCTGCCCGCCTGCATTCTGGTGGCCCAGCACATGCCGGCTACCTTTACGGGCCCCTTTGCCAAAAGGCTGGACAACGTCTGCCAGATTGACGTGAGCGAAGCAGTGGACGGCGACAAGTTTAAAATAGGGCACGCCTATGTCTGCCCCGGCGGCAAACATATCGGCATCCGCATGCGCGGCCCCTTGCCGGAGGTTTCCGTAACCGAGGAACCGCGCGACGCCCTGTACAAGCCCACGGTCAACCTGCTTATGGAAACGGCAGGCCGGACCATGGGCCGCCGCACCCTGGGCGTCATGCTTACGGGCATGGGCTCGGACGGTTGCGAAGGCGCACGGGTGCTGCGAGAAAAAGGCGGCTGCCTCATCGCCCAGAATGAGGCCTCCTGTGTGGTCTACGGCATGCCCAAGGCCGTGGTGGACGCCAAACTGGCCAACCTTATCCTGGATGCGGACGACATTGCCAAGGCCATCATTACAACCGTTAAAGGCTGA
- a CDS encoding CheR family methyltransferase: protein MPGTPRATSPFRKDLQISDEEFLQLRDFIYLQCGIFIAENRKYLVENRLSNRIKDLNLKSYGEYYNYLRFDANRRTELNKLFEVVTTNETSFFRNPPQLEVFQKNVLPEILDRQRKTGHKRLRIWSAGCSTGEEPYTLAIILHEVLKGEVAAWDIKITANDLSSAVLAAARRGVYNEYALRTTPKEITGAYFSKEGALYRIKPELQRMVAFGQINLNDKEQLRRVEKSQIVFCRNVIIYFDDEMKRKVINAFYDNLELNGALLIGHSESLHNISRAFHLEHYKGTIVYRKLS, encoded by the coding sequence CTGCCCGGGACGCCCCGCGCCACCTCCCCCTTTCGCAAAGATTTGCAGATTTCGGATGAAGAATTTCTGCAACTGCGCGATTTTATCTACCTGCAGTGCGGCATTTTTATTGCTGAAAACCGCAAATACCTGGTAGAAAACCGGCTTTCCAACCGCATCAAGGATCTCAACCTCAAAAGTTACGGAGAATATTACAATTATCTGCGCTTTGACGCCAATCGGCGCACAGAACTAAACAAACTTTTTGAGGTGGTCACCACCAACGAAACCAGCTTCTTCCGCAATCCGCCGCAGTTGGAAGTCTTTCAGAAAAACGTGCTGCCCGAAATCCTCGACCGTCAGCGCAAAACAGGGCACAAGCGTCTGCGCATCTGGTCCGCCGGCTGCTCCACGGGCGAAGAGCCGTACACCCTGGCCATCATCCTGCACGAGGTGCTCAAGGGCGAGGTTGCAGCCTGGGACATCAAAATCACGGCCAATGACCTCTCCTCCGCGGTGCTGGCTGCGGCCCGGCGCGGGGTCTATAACGAATACGCTCTGCGTACCACCCCCAAAGAAATAACCGGGGCGTATTTTTCCAAGGAAGGCGCGCTCTACCGCATCAAACCAGAGCTGCAGCGCATGGTCGCCTTTGGTCAGATCAACCTGAACGACAAAGAACAGCTGCGCCGGGTGGAGAAATCCCAAATCGTCTTTTGTCGCAACGTCATTATTTATTTTGACGACGAAATGAAACGTAAGGTCATCAACGCCTTTTACGACAATCTGGAACTCAACGGCGCGCTGCTCATCGGGCATTCCGAATCGCTGCACAACATCAGCCGCGCCTTTCATCTAGAGCACTACAAGGGGACCATCGTTTACCGGAAACTGAGCTGA